A window of the Bdellovibrio sp. ZAP7 genome harbors these coding sequences:
- the der gene encoding ribosome biogenesis GTPase Der: protein MSQNQRTEFAPKVAIIGRPNVGKSTLFNIITETRKAVVKNQAGVTRDIMIEPVDIWGKQFDLIDTGGITEAGDIFSKLIKEQVSEFLHSVDYIIAVMDGRAGLIPEDRDIIRVAKQTGKPFLLVINKVDSTQDEEMAKTDFYEFGVDIISAAFEQRRGIGQILEWVVEQIPVQEFTYDKGMKIAIVGKPNVGKSSICNRILGVNRMMVSDIAGTTIDAVDSPFVYNEKNYTLVDTAGLRKSRRREEDLEIISAFKSQESIRRADLILLMVDGTQGPTDQDARIMQSILEDHKGVIVVANKSDIGGAEIPEYRKTFREQCERVFHFFTDVNIVFTSAKSGQGIDDLFEMIEKVSEQINFRIPTREMNDFFFETIRKTPAPVWGTTNVKFYYVTQTYQRPPAFIAFANHPDGVTNSYRRFLIKHIKEKWDLHGLPIRIFCMKSRRGANIEE from the coding sequence ATGTCGCAGAATCAGAGGACTGAGTTCGCTCCTAAGGTGGCGATCATTGGTCGCCCCAACGTCGGTAAATCGACTCTTTTCAATATTATCACTGAAACTCGTAAGGCCGTGGTTAAAAACCAAGCTGGGGTTACTCGCGATATCATGATTGAACCCGTGGATATCTGGGGTAAGCAATTTGATTTGATCGATACAGGTGGTATCACTGAAGCCGGTGATATTTTCTCTAAATTGATCAAAGAGCAGGTTTCTGAATTCCTTCACTCTGTGGATTATATTATCGCGGTGATGGATGGTCGTGCCGGTTTGATTCCTGAAGATCGGGATATTATCCGCGTGGCAAAACAAACGGGTAAACCATTTCTTTTGGTTATCAATAAAGTAGACAGTACTCAGGATGAGGAAATGGCAAAAACCGATTTCTATGAATTCGGTGTGGATATCATTTCTGCAGCTTTCGAACAGCGTCGTGGTATCGGTCAGATCCTGGAGTGGGTGGTTGAGCAAATTCCGGTTCAGGAATTCACTTACGATAAAGGGATGAAAATCGCCATCGTGGGTAAACCTAACGTGGGTAAGAGCTCTATCTGTAATCGTATCCTGGGCGTGAACCGTATGATGGTTTCCGATATCGCAGGTACGACAATTGATGCGGTTGATTCCCCATTCGTATACAACGAAAAGAACTACACATTGGTAGATACAGCGGGTCTTCGTAAGTCTCGTCGTCGCGAAGAAGATCTAGAGATCATCTCTGCGTTTAAATCCCAAGAGTCGATTCGTCGTGCGGATTTGATCTTGTTGATGGTGGATGGAACTCAAGGTCCAACGGACCAGGACGCGCGTATTATGCAATCCATTTTGGAAGACCATAAAGGCGTGATCGTTGTTGCCAATAAATCAGATATTGGTGGCGCCGAGATTCCTGAATACCGCAAAACATTCCGTGAGCAATGTGAACGCGTATTCCACTTTTTCACTGACGTAAATATCGTATTTACGAGTGCGAAATCCGGTCAGGGTATTGATGACTTGTTCGAGATGATTGAAAAAGTCTCTGAACAAATCAACTTCCGTATCCCAACTCGCGAAATGAATGATTTCTTCTTTGAGACGATCCGTAAAACTCCAGCTCCGGTTTGGGGTACTACGAACGTGAAATTCTATTACGTGACTCAGACTTACCAACGTCCACCGGCGTTCATTGCTTTTGCGAATCACCCGGATGGCGTGACAAACTCATATCGCCGCTTCTTGATTAAACATATCAAGGAAAAATGGGACCTTCATGGTTTGCCGATTCGTATTTTCTGTATGAAGTCTCGCCGTGGCGCGAACATCGAGGAATAA
- the era gene encoding GTPase Era — protein MSYKAGFLGLIGQPNAGKSTLMNFLVDEKVSIVSAKPQTTRRRILGMWTSDAGQVVFVDAPGLIKADKGLNAFLAKEADEVIKNSDALVAVVSVDEAKSDDAERIINLVASSRKPWIGIVTKTDIEDKAHRVLIIKKMIEEKGGKALSVSAKTYANDKEEREAILLECLAILPESPAPLYDTELFTNENVRDMVCEIIREKCFENLHHEVPYQIAVRIIKFDETGVMPKIYSEILVGRESQKAIVIGKGASVIKQIGMESRKEIEKLVDGKVFLDLKVQCKPEWFDNKRIMKELGYVAESED, from the coding sequence ATGAGTTATAAGGCAGGATTTTTAGGATTAATCGGGCAGCCAAATGCCGGGAAGAGCACATTGATGAACTTCCTTGTCGACGAAAAGGTGTCCATCGTCTCCGCAAAGCCGCAGACAACACGCCGTCGTATTCTGGGTATGTGGACTTCAGATGCGGGGCAAGTTGTGTTCGTGGATGCTCCAGGTTTGATTAAAGCTGATAAAGGTTTGAACGCATTCCTAGCTAAAGAAGCTGACGAAGTTATCAAAAACTCCGATGCTTTAGTGGCCGTGGTGAGTGTTGATGAAGCAAAGTCAGATGATGCCGAAAGAATCATCAATCTGGTGGCTTCTTCAAGAAAGCCGTGGATTGGTATCGTTACTAAAACAGATATCGAAGACAAAGCTCACCGTGTTTTGATTATCAAAAAAATGATCGAAGAAAAAGGCGGTAAGGCACTTTCGGTTTCTGCAAAAACCTATGCAAACGACAAGGAAGAGCGCGAAGCGATCTTGCTTGAGTGTCTGGCTATTTTGCCAGAGTCTCCAGCTCCACTTTACGATACGGAGCTTTTCACGAACGAAAATGTTCGTGACATGGTTTGCGAAATCATTCGTGAGAAGTGTTTTGAAAACCTTCATCACGAAGTTCCGTACCAAATCGCTGTGCGTATCATAAAATTTGATGAAACGGGCGTTATGCCGAAAATCTACTCCGAGATTCTGGTTGGCCGCGAAAGCCAAAAAGCGATCGTGATCGGTAAGGGTGCTTCCGTGATCAAGCAAATTGGTATGGAATCGCGCAAAGAGATTGAAAAATTGGTCGATGGAAAAGTGTTTTTGGACTTGAAAGTTCAATGTAAACCAGAGTGGTTTGATAATAAACGTATTATGAAGGAGTTGGGTTATGTCGCAGAATCAGAGGACTGA
- the rnc gene encoding ribonuclease III, with the protein MNSLEQRLGYKFKNMALLARALTHKSYANELKNHTEHNEKLEFLGDAVLDLVVGEFLYEKYPQDNEGGLSKKRASIVNEEILFELARDMELNKILQLGKGEALTGGALKPRLLASSLEAVIGAMYLDGGFAAAQAFVRKEFLPLCDKTCANEDFERDYKTRLQELVQKAMKETPKYEVLAEEGPPHDRQFVVCVKVKEEIWSKGRGRSKKNAEQDAAKSALDAKFKETN; encoded by the coding sequence ATGAATTCTCTAGAACAACGCCTGGGATATAAATTTAAAAACATGGCGCTTTTAGCGCGCGCTTTAACTCATAAGAGTTATGCCAATGAGCTTAAGAACCATACTGAGCATAATGAAAAGCTTGAGTTCTTGGGTGACGCCGTTCTGGATTTGGTTGTCGGGGAGTTTTTGTATGAAAAGTATCCTCAAGACAACGAAGGTGGTTTGTCTAAAAAACGTGCTTCGATCGTAAATGAAGAGATTTTGTTTGAACTGGCTCGCGATATGGAGCTGAACAAAATCCTTCAATTGGGAAAGGGTGAAGCACTTACAGGTGGTGCCTTAAAGCCACGTCTCTTGGCTTCTTCGTTGGAGGCAGTCATTGGGGCGATGTATTTGGATGGCGGCTTTGCCGCTGCTCAAGCTTTTGTACGCAAAGAGTTCTTACCACTTTGTGATAAGACCTGTGCGAATGAAGACTTCGAGCGCGATTATAAAACAAGACTGCAAGAGCTTGTGCAAAAGGCGATGAAAGAAACGCCTAAGTACGAGGTTCTTGCCGAGGAGGGACCTCCTCATGATCGTCAGTTTGTAGTGTGTGTGAAAGTTAAAGAAGAAATCTGGTCCAAGGGGCGCGGACGCAGTAAAAAAAATGCCGAACAAGATGCGGCGAAAAGCGCTTTAGATGCAAAGTTTAAGGAGACGAATTAG
- the mtaB gene encoding tRNA (N(6)-L-threonylcarbamoyladenosine(37)-C(2))-methylthiotransferase MtaB produces MDHSVETPIPSQVNRDVKYQVHTFGCKVNTYDAGLIQKNLNANGFAPVIRGEKDARIHVLNTCAVTAEATKEAVRYIRRLKVKDPFCTIVVTGCAAQVDTGSFSSLPGADLIVANSHKGSLPDLLNKHFRGELTEKVFKSNIFKKEDLEMGGGIEKHHTRTFLKIQDGCNSFCTYCIIPYARGKSRSISIANLVQRINDLYAEGSREVVLTGVHIGDYEDEVNGKKMVMEDLIENLLVRTKMPRFRLSSLEPVEVSERLLDLYSDSRLCPHFHMSIQSANTDVLHHMKRKYTQDDVRKSLLAIEKRVPNSFVGMDVITGFPTETAEQFEDTYNCLAELPWTKLHVFPYSERQGTRAAAMNVSVYPHVRAERGAKLRDLSIARYTEQANLQVGTIKKVLVLKNAAKGGQGLSHDYWPVDIAGAEAFLTHWAGQEVEVKITGYDHSNKNHMEGHLIGEVLS; encoded by the coding sequence ATGGATCACTCTGTAGAGACGCCGATTCCTTCACAAGTGAACCGTGATGTGAAATATCAGGTTCATACGTTTGGCTGTAAGGTGAACACTTACGATGCAGGTCTTATCCAAAAGAACCTAAATGCGAACGGTTTTGCTCCGGTGATCCGTGGCGAAAAAGACGCACGCATTCACGTTTTGAATACGTGTGCGGTGACCGCAGAGGCGACGAAGGAAGCAGTTCGCTATATCCGTCGTTTAAAAGTCAAAGATCCCTTTTGCACGATCGTGGTAACGGGCTGTGCGGCTCAGGTGGATACGGGTTCATTCTCGTCTTTGCCGGGGGCGGATCTGATCGTGGCGAATTCTCATAAAGGAAGCTTACCGGATTTGCTCAATAAGCATTTCCGGGGCGAGCTGACAGAGAAAGTCTTTAAATCCAATATCTTTAAAAAAGAAGATTTGGAAATGGGTGGCGGTATTGAAAAACACCACACTCGTACGTTCTTAAAAATTCAAGATGGCTGCAACAGTTTCTGCACTTACTGCATTATTCCTTATGCTCGCGGTAAGTCTCGTTCGATCTCTATTGCGAACCTGGTTCAGCGTATCAATGATCTTTACGCGGAAGGTTCCCGTGAAGTCGTGTTGACCGGTGTTCATATCGGTGACTACGAAGACGAAGTGAACGGTAAAAAAATGGTGATGGAAGATCTGATCGAAAATCTTTTGGTTAGAACTAAAATGCCACGCTTCCGCTTGTCTTCATTGGAGCCAGTGGAAGTTTCTGAAAGACTTTTGGATCTTTATTCTGATTCCAGACTTTGCCCTCATTTCCATATGAGTATTCAAAGTGCGAATACCGATGTGCTTCACCACATGAAGCGCAAGTACACTCAAGACGATGTTCGCAAATCATTGTTAGCGATTGAAAAACGCGTTCCAAACTCTTTCGTGGGTATGGATGTGATCACGGGTTTTCCAACGGAAACCGCAGAGCAGTTTGAAGATACCTATAACTGTCTGGCCGAACTTCCTTGGACGAAGCTGCATGTTTTTCCTTACAGCGAACGTCAGGGGACCCGTGCCGCAGCGATGAATGTTTCTGTGTATCCTCACGTGCGTGCAGAGCGCGGAGCGAAGCTTCGTGATCTTAGTATCGCTCGTTATACGGAGCAGGCGAATCTACAAGTTGGAACAATTAAGAAAGTTCTGGTTTTGAAAAACGCTGCTAAAGGTGGTCAAGGTTTAAGTCATGACTACTGGCCAGTGGATATTGCGGGCGCAGAAGCGTTCCTGACTCACTGGGCGGGGCAAGAGGTAGAAGTGAAAATCACAGGTTATGATCATTCCAATAAAAATCATATGGAAGGTCATTTGATCGGGGAGGTTCTGTCATGA
- the mnmA gene encoding tRNA 2-thiouridine(34) synthase MnmA yields MKRERHIMSKGMTTSTESKGRVLVAMSGGVDSSAAAALLVEQGYEVIGATMQVWDYSTCDIEEGNGTCCSSIDVDDARSVADRLGIPFYVLNCEAKFRAAVIDPFLKAYLEGQTPLPCVNCNTYLKFDHLVKKMKELECDYLATGHYAKIVTDENGKSSIHTSTDDWKDQTYFLFTIDPELVPKLLFPIGDMKKPQVREYSEKMGLVTAKKKDSQGICFVGGMGYQNFIKGQVPKAVLDSKKGLIKRFPTGEVMAKHEGIHNYTYGQSKGLGMDHHEKLFVIKIDSADNTVWVGDEEYLFAHEVDVVDPHMLGDLQDGELMNVKIRYQHKGSPALVFKTETGFKLKFQQPQRAVTPGQAAVFYRERELVGGGWITL; encoded by the coding sequence ATGAAGAGGGAGAGACATATCATGTCTAAAGGGATGACTACTTCGACGGAGTCGAAGGGTAGGGTACTTGTTGCTATGAGCGGAGGCGTGGACAGTTCCGCCGCGGCTGCGCTGTTAGTCGAACAAGGCTATGAAGTTATCGGGGCCACTATGCAAGTTTGGGATTACTCAACTTGTGATATCGAAGAAGGCAACGGCACGTGCTGTTCTTCTATCGATGTGGATGATGCGCGCTCAGTAGCGGATCGTTTGGGCATTCCATTTTATGTACTGAATTGCGAAGCGAAATTTCGCGCGGCCGTTATTGATCCTTTCTTGAAAGCGTATCTTGAAGGGCAAACACCACTTCCGTGTGTGAACTGTAACACGTATTTAAAGTTCGACCATCTGGTTAAAAAGATGAAAGAGCTTGAGTGTGATTACCTGGCCACGGGTCACTACGCAAAAATCGTAACCGATGAAAACGGCAAGTCTTCAATCCACACATCGACAGATGACTGGAAAGACCAAACGTATTTCTTGTTCACGATTGACCCCGAGCTGGTACCAAAACTGTTATTCCCGATTGGCGACATGAAAAAGCCTCAGGTGCGTGAGTACTCTGAGAAAATGGGCTTGGTGACGGCTAAGAAAAAAGACTCCCAAGGCATTTGCTTTGTGGGTGGCATGGGCTATCAAAACTTTATCAAAGGCCAAGTTCCAAAAGCTGTTTTGGATTCTAAAAAAGGTCTGATCAAGCGCTTCCCAACTGGTGAAGTGATGGCTAAGCACGAAGGTATTCATAACTACACTTACGGTCAAAGTAAGGGTCTGGGTATGGATCACCACGAAAAGCTTTTCGTGATCAAAATCGACTCTGCTGACAACACCGTGTGGGTGGGTGATGAAGAGTATTTGTTTGCCCATGAAGTCGATGTTGTGGATCCTCACATGTTGGGTGATTTGCAGGATGGCGAGTTGATGAACGTAAAAATCCGTTATCAACACAAAGGGTCTCCGGCTTTGGTGTTCAAAACTGAAACTGGGTTCAAATTAAAATTCCAACAACCTCAGCGTGCCGTGACTCCGGGTCAAGCGGCTGTGTTTTACCGCGAACGCGAATTGGTGGGAGGCGGATGGATCACTCTGTAG
- a CDS encoding cysteine desulfurase family protein: MLQTKILHYFDHNATTPVCAEVIAALPEFATAGGNPSSIHWGGRQPKNLIRDARKSISEALNISPLEIVFTSGGSEANNTVLKGLFDYYHTAQFLTPEQRRRTHFMCSAVEHPSIMKTMSHLEAMGAKVSYIPVSREGVIDMKFYQEHLSEETALVSVMFANNETGTLFPIKQMAEMAHAKGALFHTDAVQGFGKAPLNLKELNVDFASISGHKFYSIKGTGVLYMKKGTNVSPLIHGGGQERHRRGGTENTLGIACLGLMAQRAPLVADKAFEVSKLRDHMEARILSEISDVTITAVETPRLGNTSSLVIPGADGETMLMSLDIKGYAVSTGAACSSGNPEPSPVLLAMGLSRQEAQNSLRVSLGWETTLAEVDGFVEALKAVVTRLRSIEHEEGETYHV; the protein is encoded by the coding sequence ATGCTTCAGACCAAAATTCTTCACTATTTCGACCACAATGCGACCACTCCGGTGTGCGCGGAAGTGATTGCAGCTCTGCCTGAGTTTGCGACCGCTGGTGGCAACCCCAGCTCCATTCACTGGGGCGGAAGACAACCAAAAAATCTGATTCGTGATGCGCGTAAATCCATCTCTGAAGCCTTAAATATTTCTCCGCTGGAAATCGTATTCACCTCCGGCGGCAGTGAAGCGAACAACACCGTTCTTAAAGGTTTGTTTGATTACTATCACACAGCTCAATTCTTAACTCCTGAACAGCGCCGTCGCACGCACTTCATGTGCTCTGCGGTTGAGCATCCAAGTATCATGAAGACGATGTCTCATCTGGAAGCGATGGGTGCCAAAGTCAGCTACATCCCTGTCAGCCGCGAAGGCGTGATCGATATGAAATTCTATCAAGAGCACTTGTCTGAAGAAACAGCTCTGGTGTCTGTGATGTTTGCGAATAATGAAACAGGCACATTGTTTCCGATCAAGCAAATGGCGGAGATGGCTCACGCCAAGGGAGCCTTGTTTCACACTGACGCCGTTCAAGGTTTTGGTAAAGCTCCATTGAATTTGAAAGAGCTCAATGTCGATTTCGCTTCGATCTCGGGTCATAAGTTTTATTCGATCAAAGGGACGGGCGTGCTTTATATGAAAAAGGGCACCAACGTAAGTCCGCTGATTCATGGTGGCGGTCAAGAACGTCATCGTCGTGGTGGCACTGAAAACACACTAGGTATTGCATGTCTTGGCTTGATGGCGCAAAGAGCTCCATTGGTTGCTGATAAAGCATTCGAAGTGAGCAAGTTGCGCGATCACATGGAAGCTCGCATCTTGTCCGAGATTTCAGATGTCACGATTACAGCGGTAGAAACTCCACGTTTGGGTAATACGAGTTCGCTGGTAATTCCAGGAGCTGACGGGGAGACAATGTTGATGTCTTTGGATATCAAGGGATATGCGGTCAGCACAGGGGCTGCTTGTTCAAGTGGGAATCCAGAACCAAGTCCGGTGTTACTTGCGATGGGGCTTTCCCGTCAAGAAGCGCAAAACAGTTTGCGTGTGAGTTTGGGTTGGGAGACGACTTTGGCTGAGGTCGATGGATTCGTGGAAGCATTAAAGGCGGTCGTGACTCGTTTACGATCGATCGAACATGAAGAGGGAGAGACATATCATGTCTAA
- a CDS encoding GNAT family N-acetyltransferase, translating to MFTQKPLPSALKGPRITLERHTSSLAPIMFATIDANREHLQFMPWIQFTKTADDSKKWIDVTLAEWDNLSLFDYGIYLEGRYVGSAGVHSINWEFKNCELGYWISKEFEGRGIVSEVVKLLESACFKQGFHRVEIRCAGFNEASARVALKNGYKLEGELREDSLINGEYRSTKVFGKLRREWESA from the coding sequence ATGTTCACGCAAAAACCCCTGCCGTCCGCTCTAAAAGGCCCTAGAATCACTCTTGAACGCCATACCTCATCATTGGCGCCCATAATGTTTGCGACGATTGATGCCAATCGTGAGCACTTACAATTCATGCCCTGGATTCAGTTCACTAAGACCGCGGATGACTCTAAAAAATGGATCGATGTGACCTTGGCCGAGTGGGATAATTTGTCCCTGTTTGATTACGGAATCTATTTAGAAGGTCGCTACGTAGGCAGTGCCGGGGTTCACAGTATCAATTGGGAGTTTAAAAATTGCGAGCTGGGTTACTGGATTTCCAAAGAGTTCGAGGGTCGCGGCATTGTCAGTGAAGTCGTTAAACTTTTGGAGTCCGCGTGTTTTAAACAGGGTTTTCACAGAGTGGAAATTCGTTGTGCGGGTTTTAATGAAGCATCGGCTCGTGTCGCTCTTAAAAATGGCTATAAACTCGAAGGCGAATTGCGCGAAGACTCACTGATTAACGGCGAGTATCGCAGTACAAAAGTGTTTGGAAAGCTTCGTCGTGAATGGGAGTCAGCTTAG
- the tsaE gene encoding tRNA (adenosine(37)-N6)-threonylcarbamoyltransferase complex ATPase subunit type 1 TsaE: MSSILNSQRHIQTVPELKVFWQEFLPHLSDRCVLLLSGDVGAGKTTSVQAIAEVLGMKDVQSPSFAIHLRYENAQGKAMDHLDLYRLDDDDDLESSGFWDLFAPKQGLVVIEWAQRLDYDYLPLNWQRIEVSITKGPSETERIITSRVLG, encoded by the coding sequence ATGTCTTCTATCCTGAATTCTCAACGCCACATACAAACCGTGCCAGAACTTAAAGTGTTTTGGCAGGAGTTCCTGCCACATTTAAGTGATCGCTGTGTTTTACTTTTAAGTGGTGACGTCGGGGCAGGGAAGACAACTTCTGTTCAGGCCATTGCCGAAGTTTTGGGGATGAAAGATGTGCAGTCACCCTCTTTCGCAATTCACCTTCGTTACGAAAACGCCCAAGGCAAAGCGATGGATCACCTGGATTTGTACCGCTTGGACGACGACGATGATTTGGAAAGTTCAGGATTTTGGGATTTGTTTGCACCCAAACAAGGTCTGGTTGTGATCGAATGGGCACAGCGTTTGGATTACGACTATCTTCCATTAAACTGGCAGCGAATCGAAGTCAGTATCACCAAAGGTCCTTCGGAAACTGAGCGTATTATTACCTCCCGAGTCTTAGGTTAA
- a CDS encoding pyridoxine 5'-phosphate synthase — translation MKHKIRLGVNVDHVATLRQVRGGTTSYPNLLDMVKKSVKGGAEQITIHLREDRRHIQLHDLKTLSKSCPVPLNLEMAATAQMVAFAKKYRPQWVCFVPEKRAELTTEGGLDVKKGYKKMLPMVEKLQRIGIEISMFIEPSIQQVEASFEVGADAVEFHTGKWVHLKGAAKAKEWKRLVEAAEWANYLGLNVHAGHGLDYAHSKEINKLPYLQEVNIGHSLVCYALEDGMETAVKKMRKILK, via the coding sequence ATGAAACATAAAATTCGCTTGGGCGTGAACGTTGATCACGTCGCTACACTTCGTCAGGTTCGTGGTGGAACCACGTCTTATCCTAATTTACTGGATATGGTGAAAAAGTCTGTTAAGGGCGGTGCTGAGCAAATCACGATTCATTTGCGTGAGGACCGTCGTCACATCCAGTTGCATGATTTGAAAACGCTTTCTAAGTCTTGCCCGGTGCCTTTGAATTTGGAAATGGCTGCGACAGCTCAAATGGTGGCATTTGCTAAAAAGTACCGTCCTCAGTGGGTTTGTTTCGTTCCGGAAAAGCGTGCTGAATTAACGACCGAGGGTGGCCTTGATGTAAAAAAAGGTTATAAGAAAATGCTTCCGATGGTTGAGAAACTTCAACGCATCGGTATTGAAATCTCCATGTTTATCGAGCCTTCCATCCAACAAGTTGAAGCTTCTTTTGAAGTGGGTGCTGATGCCGTTGAGTTTCATACCGGCAAATGGGTTCATCTTAAAGGGGCCGCGAAAGCCAAAGAATGGAAACGCCTGGTTGAGGCCGCAGAGTGGGCGAATTACTTGGGTTTGAATGTGCATGCGGGGCATGGTCTAGATTACGCACACTCAAAAGAAATCAACAAGTTGCCATACCTTCAAGAGGTGAACATCGGTCACTCTTTGGTTTGTTATGCACTTGAAGACGGTATGGAAACAGCCGTTAAAAAGATGCGTAAGATCTTAAAGTAA
- the glmM gene encoding phosphoglucosamine mutase, which produces MTNKKVSKVEKKSAKLFGTDGIRGTANQYPMTPDMVVKIGQAIGYILQKQKYNAHPSLRKVVIGKDTRLSGYMIEQALASGLNSMGVAVQLVGPLPTPGIGYLTRTMRAVAGIVISASHNPFHDNGIKVFGADGFKISEEMEREIERLVLEEDLTALLPPSKEIGRTRRIDDSQGRYIVYVKSTFPLEYTLDGMRIVLDTANGAAYKVAPSIFQELGAEVIQLGDDPNGTNINDKVGALYPAKLAEAVVQYRADVGISLDGDADRVIMVDEKGQIVNGDRILAISALHMKERGLLKNNTLVATQMSNFGLEKAMNDAGIKVVKVGVGDKYVVEEMRKNGYNLGGEQSGHIIFLDHTTTGDGCIAALSVLAVMKQTDKKMSDLARVFDDMPQVLINLRVKRRMELDDIKGYHDLIAHIEKKLAGNGRVFVRFSGTEPVIRVLVEGKDKTEISTYADEIAAFLEKELS; this is translated from the coding sequence ATGACGAACAAAAAGGTCAGTAAAGTGGAAAAGAAATCAGCAAAACTTTTTGGTACGGATGGAATCCGTGGAACTGCCAATCAATATCCAATGACTCCGGATATGGTAGTAAAAATCGGTCAAGCGATCGGTTACATTTTGCAAAAACAAAAATACAATGCCCATCCCTCGCTTCGTAAAGTGGTTATAGGTAAAGACACGCGTCTTTCCGGTTACATGATTGAGCAAGCTTTGGCGAGTGGTCTAAACTCTATGGGGGTAGCTGTACAATTGGTGGGGCCACTTCCAACTCCCGGTATCGGCTATCTGACTCGTACTATGCGTGCGGTGGCGGGTATCGTGATTTCCGCTTCCCACAATCCATTCCACGATAATGGTATTAAAGTTTTCGGTGCGGATGGTTTTAAAATTTCTGAAGAGATGGAGCGCGAAATCGAGCGCCTGGTTCTGGAAGAAGATCTGACAGCTCTTTTGCCTCCAAGCAAAGAGATCGGTCGTACTCGTCGTATCGACGACTCCCAAGGCCGTTATATCGTTTACGTAAAATCCACTTTCCCATTGGAATACACATTGGATGGGATGCGTATCGTTCTGGATACGGCGAATGGTGCGGCTTACAAGGTGGCGCCTTCGATTTTCCAAGAGTTGGGTGCGGAAGTGATCCAATTGGGTGACGATCCAAATGGTACAAACATCAATGATAAAGTTGGTGCTTTGTATCCAGCCAAACTTGCGGAAGCAGTGGTTCAGTACCGTGCTGACGTGGGTATCAGTCTTGATGGTGACGCTGATCGTGTGATCATGGTTGATGAAAAAGGTCAGATCGTAAATGGTGACCGTATTCTAGCAATCAGTGCTCTGCATATGAAAGAGCGTGGTCTTTTGAAAAACAACACGTTGGTAGCTACACAGATGTCGAACTTCGGTCTTGAAAAAGCCATGAACGATGCGGGTATCAAAGTTGTTAAAGTCGGTGTGGGTGACAAATACGTTGTCGAAGAGATGCGCAAAAATGGTTATAACCTGGGTGGCGAACAATCTGGTCATATTATTTTCCTTGATCACACCACAACGGGTGACGGCTGTATCGCGGCTTTGAGTGTTCTTGCAGTGATGAAGCAAACAGATAAGAAAATGAGCGACCTTGCGCGTGTCTTTGATGATATGCCACAGGTTTTAATCAATCTTCGCGTGAAACGTCGTATGGAGCTTGATGACATCAAGGGTTACCATGATTTGATTGCGCACATCGAAAAGAAACTTGCTGGCAACGGTCGCGTCTTTGTTCGTTTCTCTGGAACTGAACCTGTGATCCGCGTCCTTGTTGAAGGCAAAGACAAAACTGAAATCTCCACTTATGCTGACGAGATTGCGGCATTCCTCGAGAAAGAACTTAGCTAA
- a CDS encoding CdaR family protein codes for MRRRWTNAVTENFSYKVVALFISLILWLTILGRRDFVLSKNVEVDLVTAPGTHVVAQTTDHIKVKVSGPRAALKKFMESSLSQNINLDISQKGEGVVYVDIPLNKIDVPLGVKILGVRPNQIQVEVVKIKGDENDEQKGQ; via the coding sequence ATGAGACGCCGTTGGACCAATGCTGTGACTGAAAATTTTAGTTACAAAGTAGTAGCCTTGTTTATTTCCCTGATTCTGTGGTTGACCATTTTGGGCCGCCGCGATTTTGTTTTAAGCAAAAACGTCGAAGTCGACCTGGTGACAGCCCCCGGCACCCATGTGGTGGCGCAGACAACTGACCACATCAAGGTAAAGGTTTCAGGGCCCCGAGCTGCTTTAAAGAAGTTTATGGAAAGCTCTTTGTCTCAGAATATCAATCTTGATATCTCTCAAAAAGGCGAAGGCGTAGTTTATGTCGATATTCCACTGAATAAGATCGACGTCCCACTGGGAGTTAAAATCCTGGGGGTTCGTCCAAATCAGATTCAGGTTGAAGTAGTGAAGATTAAAGGCGACGAAAATGACGAACAAAAAGGTCAGTAA